The Streptomyces sp. R28 region CGCCTCCCGCAAGCTCGACAAGGGCGGGGTCAAGGGCCTGTACCTCGGCCTGAAGGCCGGCAGCGACATCCTGGCCAGTCCCCTGGTCTGGGCCACCGGCAGTGAACTGCTGACCGCCGACCACAAGGTCGCCTTCGACACCCCGGCGACGGTCGAGGGCCTGAAGAAGATGCGCGAGCTCTACACGAGCAAGACGCTGCTACTCGGCGCCCCCACCGACTGGTTCGACCCGTCGGCGTTCATCCAGGGCCTGACGGCGATGCAGTGGTGCGGCTTGTGGGCGATGCCCGGCATCCAGAAGGCACTGGGCGACGACTTCGGCATCGTCCCCCTGCCCGGTATCGGCAGCACCGGCCGCCCCGTGGTCTACAACGGCGGCTGGTCCACCTACGTGAGCGCCAAGGCCAAGGACGTCGACGCGGCCAAGGCGTTCGTGAAGTGGCTGTGGATCGAGCAGACGAAGCTCCAGGAGGACTGGTGCACCTCCTACGGCTTCCACATCCCCCCGCGCAAGAGCCTGGCGGCGAAGGCCACCAAGCTGCAGAGCGGCACCGCCGCCGAGGCGGTGAAGCTCTTCGGGACCAACGGGCACTACGACGACCCGTACTGGACCCAGGCCATGATGACGATTTCCCAGGACATGGTGAACAACGCCGTGGTCAGCGGAAAGAACCCCGAGTCCGAGGTGGCCAAGGCCCGCACCCGAGTCGAGGCCGAACTCAAGAAGATCGCCTGAGGGGCGCTGACAAGCATGACGACCACCACCACCGGTGGCGCCCGTCCCGGCGCCACCGCGCCACCCGGCCCGGCGGCGAAGGCGAAAGCGAAGGCGAGACATGACGGGCACGGGGTGCGAGGCAGCACCCGCACCTTCTGGCTCTTCGCGGGTCCCTTCCTGGCCGGTCTCCTGCTGTTCGTCTACGTGCCGGTCGGCTGGAGCTTCTACCTGAGCCTCTTCCAGGCCCAGAACACGGTCGCCCCGACGAAGTTCGTCGGCCTGGACAACTACGCGGACATCCTCACCGAAGGGCCGTTCACCGACAGCCTGTGGACCTTCACGCTCTTCGCGCTGATCGTCGTCCCGCTCACCTACGTCCTGGCTCTGGCGCTCGCGCTGCTCGTCCACCGCATCAGCGTCGCCCGCGCCTTCTTCCGTTCGGTGTTCTTCATACCCACCGCGTGCTCCTACGTCGTGGCCTCGATGGTGTGGAAGCTGTCGATCTTCAACGGGGTGCGCTTCGGTCTCGCCAACACCGTCCTGGGCTGGTTCGGGATCGAACCCATCGCCTGGATCGGCACCGTCTCCCCGCCCTGGTACTGGATGGTGCTGGTCACCCTGCGGCTCTGGCTCCAGCTGGGCTTCTACATGATCCTCTTCCTGGCCGCCCTCCAGCAGATCCCCAAGGAACTGTACGAAGCGGCCTGGACGGACGGCGCCCGACCCGGCTGGCAGACCTTCCGGCACATCACCCTGCCGCAGCTGCGCACCACCTCGGTCGCCGTGGTGCTCCTCATGCTGATCGCGGCGTACCAGGCGTTCGACGAGTTCTACAACCTGCTGCCCAACACCCCCTACGCGCGGCCGCCGTTGGTCTACCTCTACTACACGGCCCTCGGACAGGGTCAGGACTTCGGCCACGGCAGCGCCGGGGCGCTGGTGCTGTCGGCACTCATCACGATGGTGACGCTGCTGCAGGGCAGGATCTTCGGCT contains the following coding sequences:
- a CDS encoding ABC transporter substrate-binding protein, producing MSPEQNHSTPFGRRSFLRASGTVAAAGFLAACGGNTGRGGSTGGKAISQWYHQYGEAGTQQAALRYAKAYTKADVSVQWIPGDYASKLSSGLVSSNGPDVFEFHPDVQMAKSGQIVPLDDIIADVKSDFTDKDLAANSVDGKVYGIRMIDDPQFLYYRKSLLEKAGVQPPTTFDELIDASRKLDKGGVKGLYLGLKAGSDILASPLVWATGSELLTADHKVAFDTPATVEGLKKMRELYTSKTLLLGAPTDWFDPSAFIQGLTAMQWCGLWAMPGIQKALGDDFGIVPLPGIGSTGRPVVYNGGWSTYVSAKAKDVDAAKAFVKWLWIEQTKLQEDWCTSYGFHIPPRKSLAAKATKLQSGTAAEAVKLFGTNGHYDDPYWTQAMMTISQDMVNNAVVSGKNPESEVAKARTRVEAELKKIA
- a CDS encoding carbohydrate ABC transporter permease, with protein sequence MTTTTTGGARPGATAPPGPAAKAKAKARHDGHGVRGSTRTFWLFAGPFLAGLLLFVYVPVGWSFYLSLFQAQNTVAPTKFVGLDNYADILTEGPFTDSLWTFTLFALIVVPLTYVLALALALLVHRISVARAFFRSVFFIPTACSYVVASMVWKLSIFNGVRFGLANTVLGWFGIEPIAWIGTVSPPWYWMVLVTLRLWLQLGFYMILFLAALQQIPKELYEAAWTDGARPGWQTFRHITLPQLRTTSVAVVLLMLIAAYQAFDEFYNLLPNTPYARPPLVYLYYTALGQGQDFGHGSAGALVLSALITMVTLLQGRIFGFGKADR